In a genomic window of Schistocerca gregaria isolate iqSchGreg1 chromosome 5, iqSchGreg1.2, whole genome shotgun sequence:
- the LOC126273273 gene encoding translation initiation factor IF-2-like: MRSKWMQRRHQRARRQPAAGSRPLECLLIRRRRPPVFSARSLAANSLATTPLRLLPAPPLSAPAVPAPCEKRAAGAAGPLGAASRVGDQSPAPAPTASTDGPPPPPLAAAPGARPPAAPGLRVISMAPQLLRSAV; encoded by the exons ATGCGCTCAAAGTGGATGCAGAGGAGACATCAAAGGGCGCGCCGGCAGCCAGCAGCCGGCAGCCGCCCCCTGGAGTGCCTTCTAATTAGGCGGCGTCGCCCGCCAGTGTTtagcgctcgctcgctcgctgccAACTCGCTGGCGACGACTCCGCTCCGGCTGCtccccgccccgcccctctccgcccccgCGGTCCCCGCCCCCTGCGAAAAACGCGCTGCGGGGGCGGCAGGCCCTCTCGGCGCGGCGTCGCGGGTGGGAGACCAGTCGCCG GCGCCCGCGCCCACCGCCTCCACCGAcggccccccgcccccgcccctcgCCGCAGCTCCGGGTGCCAGACCGCCAGCCGCCCCCGGCCTTCGGGTCATTAGTATGGCGCCGCAACTTCTGCGCTCTGCTGTTTAA